The Prevotella fusca JCM 17724 genome includes a window with the following:
- the cmk gene encoding (d)CMP kinase — MKKITIAIDGFSSCGKSTMAKDLAKEIGYIYVDTGAMYRSVTLYALRHNLFNADGTIREQELQAQMKDIDISFRLNKETGRPDTYLNGENVESDIRTMEVSSHVSPIATLAFVRKALVEQQQRMGAEKGIVMDGRDIGTVVFPDAELKIFVTASAEVRAQRRYDELKAKGMEADYSEILKNVQERDYIDSHRETSPLRKAEDALELDNSHLTIAEQKQWLYEQYHKLTS; from the coding sequence ATGAAGAAAATAACTATCGCCATCGATGGCTTCTCCTCATGCGGAAAGAGCACAATGGCAAAAGACCTTGCCAAGGAGATTGGCTACATCTATGTTGATACGGGTGCCATGTACCGTTCCGTAACGCTCTATGCGCTGCGCCATAACCTCTTCAATGCTGACGGTACGATTCGTGAGCAGGAGCTGCAGGCACAGATGAAGGATATTGACATCAGCTTCCGCCTCAACAAGGAGACTGGTCGTCCCGACACTTATCTCAATGGCGAGAACGTGGAGAGCGACATCCGTACCATGGAAGTTTCATCACACGTGAGCCCTATCGCCACACTTGCCTTTGTCCGTAAAGCTCTCGTTGAGCAGCAACAGCGTATGGGAGCTGAGAAAGGAATCGTCATGGACGGGCGCGACATCGGTACGGTGGTATTCCCGGATGCGGAACTGAAAATCTTTGTAACAGCATCGGCAGAAGTACGTGCCCAGCGTCGTTATGACGAACTGAAGGCAAAGGGCATGGAAGCCGACTACAGCGAGATTCTCAAGAATGTGCAGGAACGAGATTATATTGACTCGCATCGTGAAACATCTCCGCTCCGCAAGGCAGAAGATGCCCTCGAACTTGACAACAGCCATCTGACGATTGCCGAG
- the porQ gene encoding type IX secretion system protein PorQ: MKKIVFTLLLTLFATVIRAQESQTEYNFLRLPVSAHAAALGGENITIIEDDPSLMFSNPALASSVSDKTVGLSYMNYMRGAHYMGASYTKALGEKATLAGGVQYMNYGKMKEVDANNVQTGTFNASDIAIEGIFAYELARNLMGGITAKFITSYIGNYNSMAVGVDLGLNWYEPERQWSVSLVAKNLGGQIKAYEEDYGKMPIDVQVGVSKTFAALPVRVSATLVDLTHYDYRFINHLNLGADILLSESIWIGGGYNFRKADEMTIGKSDEASAHGAGFSVGAGINLEQFKLNLAYGKYHAASSSILVNLAYSF, translated from the coding sequence ATGAAAAAAATCGTTTTCACCCTCCTGTTAACCCTTTTTGCGACCGTAATACGGGCACAGGAGAGTCAAACTGAATACAACTTCCTACGTCTTCCGGTAAGCGCACACGCTGCTGCTTTGGGCGGAGAGAATATCACCATCATTGAGGACGACCCTTCGCTGATGTTCTCCAATCCTGCCCTTGCTTCCTCGGTGAGCGATAAAACAGTGGGACTCAGTTATATGAATTATATGCGTGGAGCCCACTATATGGGCGCATCCTACACTAAGGCACTGGGCGAGAAAGCCACTCTTGCCGGCGGTGTACAGTATATGAACTACGGAAAGATGAAGGAAGTGGATGCCAACAACGTACAGACCGGTACCTTCAACGCCAGTGACATTGCCATTGAAGGCATCTTTGCCTACGAGTTGGCACGTAACCTGATGGGTGGTATCACGGCAAAGTTCATCACTTCCTACATTGGCAATTACAACTCAATGGCGGTGGGTGTTGACCTCGGACTCAACTGGTATGAGCCTGAAAGACAGTGGTCGGTATCGCTGGTTGCCAAGAATCTCGGTGGACAAATCAAGGCATACGAGGAGGACTATGGCAAGATGCCCATCGACGTGCAGGTGGGTGTAAGCAAAACCTTCGCTGCTCTCCCTGTCAGGGTATCGGCAACCCTCGTCGACCTCACCCATTACGACTACCGTTTCATCAATCATCTCAACCTCGGAGCCGACATCCTTCTGTCTGAAAGTATATGGATCGGCGGTGGCTACAACTTCCGAAAGGCAGACGAGATGACCATCGGAAAATCTGATGAAGCCAGTGCACACGGTGCCGGCTTCAGTGTAGGTGCGGGCATCAACCTCGAACAATTCAAGCTGAACCTCGCTTATGGAAAGTATCATGCTGCCAGCAGTTCAATATTAGTGAACCTGGCTTACTCGTTTTAA
- a CDS encoding energy transducer TonB, with the protein MEIKKSNRADLENKRWIGFLLGIIVALSIFFVAMEYNATGDADDSADSKAIKNVTLHDMDMLPAIDQQDLAKKQEDTKPTMEDLLNLKRRDIPNKVTPHDVGSMNSNDEKTGAPQVNDEPIIMPMVTTTPEPPKVKEEAKKEMEKMTDDLSDKVVERYDDKVSKRILSETPTPPGGWVEFMKWLTKTLQYPAAAKENKLQGTVNITFIINADGTVDDVKIKSGKVPVLNDEALRVLKTMGKWKPGIEKNKPCRSLIEIPFVFQLS; encoded by the coding sequence TTGGAAATAAAGAAGTCAAATAGAGCAGATTTAGAGAATAAACGGTGGATTGGTTTCCTTTTGGGAATCATCGTTGCGCTGTCTATCTTCTTTGTTGCCATGGAATATAATGCCACGGGCGATGCCGATGATTCGGCTGATTCCAAAGCCATCAAGAATGTCACACTCCACGATATGGATATGCTTCCCGCCATCGACCAGCAGGATCTTGCCAAGAAACAAGAGGACACGAAGCCTACCATGGAGGACCTGCTCAATCTCAAACGCCGTGATATTCCCAACAAGGTTACGCCTCATGATGTGGGAAGTATGAACTCGAATGACGAGAAAACGGGTGCTCCGCAGGTGAATGACGAGCCTATTATCATGCCGATGGTGACCACAACACCTGAACCTCCGAAGGTGAAGGAAGAAGCAAAGAAGGAGATGGAGAAGATGACCGATGACCTTTCTGACAAGGTTGTGGAACGCTATGACGACAAGGTTAGCAAGCGAATACTCTCCGAAACACCAACACCACCGGGTGGATGGGTGGAGTTTATGAAGTGGCTTACGAAGACATTACAATACCCTGCAGCTGCAAAGGAGAACAAATTACAGGGAACGGTGAATATTACTTTCATCATCAATGCCGATGGAACGGTGGATGATGTCAAAATCAAGAGCGGTAAAGTGCCTGTTCTCAACGACGAAGCACTGCGTGTTCTCAAGACAATGGGTAAATGGAAGCCGGGCATTGAGAAGAATAAACCTTGCCGTTCGCTGATAGAAATTCCGTTTGTCTTCCAGCTTTCATGA
- a CDS encoding polyprenyl synthetase family protein produces MYTADEILSKVNEYIDNLTYDRKPQSLYEPIKYVLSLGGKRIRPTLMLLSYNLFKDDPEAILSPACALETYHNYTLLHDDLMDDAPLRRGQQTVHVRWDANTAILSGDSMLVLAFERMEQCDSRHLREVLRLFTVTALEIGEGQQYDMEFENRNDVKEEEYIEMIRLKTSVLLACAMKIGAILADAPAEDVENLYKFGEQIGLAFQLQDDYLDVYGDPKVFGKKVGGDIICNKKTYMLINAFNKANARQRKELEKWIGCENFNHEEKVAAVTKLYNSIGVDKMAMERINYYFDEANKYLAAVNLPDVRKAELLAYAQKMLHRKR; encoded by the coding sequence ATGTACACTGCTGATGAAATTCTGAGTAAAGTAAACGAGTATATTGACAATCTCACTTACGATCGTAAGCCGCAGAGCTTGTATGAACCCATTAAATACGTTCTTTCACTGGGAGGAAAGCGCATCCGTCCTACGCTGATGCTCCTTTCCTATAACCTTTTTAAGGACGATCCCGAGGCGATTCTCTCACCGGCTTGCGCCCTTGAGACCTATCATAACTATACACTCTTGCACGATGACCTGATGGATGATGCGCCACTGCGTCGTGGTCAGCAGACGGTTCATGTGCGTTGGGATGCTAACACGGCCATCCTGTCGGGCGACTCTATGCTTGTTCTGGCTTTTGAGCGGATGGAACAGTGCGACAGCAGACACCTTCGTGAGGTGCTCCGCCTCTTCACGGTGACGGCTCTTGAGATTGGTGAGGGTCAGCAGTACGACATGGAGTTTGAGAACCGTAACGATGTGAAGGAGGAAGAATACATCGAGATGATTCGTCTGAAAACCAGTGTATTGCTGGCTTGTGCGATGAAGATTGGTGCTATCCTTGCTGATGCACCTGCTGAAGATGTGGAGAATCTTTATAAGTTCGGCGAGCAGATTGGTCTGGCTTTCCAGCTGCAGGACGATTATCTTGATGTCTATGGCGACCCAAAAGTATTCGGTAAGAAGGTGGGTGGCGACATTATCTGCAACAAGAAGACCTATATGCTCATCAATGCTTTCAACAAAGCGAATGCCCGTCAGCGCAAGGAACTGGAGAAATGGATAGGCTGTGAGAACTTCAATCATGAGGAGAAAGTGGCTGCCGTTACGAAACTCTATAATAGTATAGGGGTTGATAAGATGGCTATGGAGCGCATCAACTATTATTTTGATGAGGCAAACAAATATCTTGCTGCGGTGAACCTGCCCGATGTGCGAAAGGCGGAACTGCTGGCTTATGCACAGAAGATGTTGCATAGGAAGAGGTAG
- a CDS encoding TatD family hydrolase: MIIDTHAHLDVEDFADDLPEVISRAREVGVGKIFLPAIDLKSVDTVLAVCRQYPDTCYPMIGLQPEEVRDDWREVLDAMHERILLSLRQKAEGTAKPGETVVAIGEVGLDFYWTREYERQQLAAFEEAVKWSVETHLPLMIHCRKAQNELLHIMRPYEKELPGGVFHCFTGNQKEAEEFLRFDRFVLGIGGVSTFKSSHLREDLPAVVPLDRIVLETDSPYMAPVPYRGKRNESAFIVEVMRTLAASYGVDEAEFARQTNENVRRIFGE; this comes from the coding sequence ATGATAATAGACACTCACGCACACTTAGATGTAGAAGACTTTGCTGACGACCTGCCAGAGGTGATTAGTCGTGCCCGTGAGGTAGGTGTAGGAAAGATATTCCTGCCTGCCATTGACCTCAAGTCTGTGGATACTGTATTAGCTGTTTGCCGACAGTATCCCGATACCTGCTATCCGATGATTGGATTACAGCCTGAGGAGGTACGGGATGATTGGCGGGAAGTTCTGGACGCAATGCACGAACGTATCCTGCTTTCACTCCGTCAGAAGGCAGAGGGAACTGCAAAGCCGGGTGAAACAGTCGTTGCAATCGGTGAGGTTGGACTGGATTTCTATTGGACACGTGAATACGAGCGGCAGCAGCTTGCAGCTTTTGAGGAAGCTGTGAAATGGAGCGTTGAGACGCATCTTCCGCTGATGATTCACTGCCGTAAGGCGCAGAATGAGCTGCTGCATATCATGCGACCGTATGAGAAGGAACTGCCTGGTGGTGTCTTTCATTGCTTTACGGGCAATCAGAAAGAAGCAGAGGAGTTCCTCCGCTTTGATCGTTTTGTTCTTGGCATCGGTGGCGTGTCAACCTTTAAAAGCAGTCATCTGCGCGAGGACTTGCCTGCAGTAGTGCCCCTTGATCGTATTGTCCTTGAGACCGATAGCCCTTATATGGCTCCTGTTCCCTATCGTGGCAAGCGCAATGAAAGTGCTTTCATCGTAGAAGTAATGCGCACCCTTGCTGCCAGTTACGGTGTTGATGAGGCTGAGTTTGCCCGCCAGACCAATGAAAACGTGCGGAGAATTTTTGGAGAATAG
- a CDS encoding S-ribosylhomocysteine lyase, with the protein MNKIPSFTIDHERLLRGIYVSRKDEVGSETVTTFDIRMKEPNREPVLHVGAIHAIEHLAATFLRNDEEWKDRVIYWGPMGCLTGNYLILRGDLESKDIVDLMRRTFQFVADFEGEIPGAAPRDCGNYLLHDLSMAKWESRKYLTEVLNNITEANLVYPSL; encoded by the coding sequence ATGAATAAAATCCCTTCCTTTACCATTGACCACGAGCGACTGCTGCGTGGCATTTATGTAAGCCGTAAGGACGAAGTGGGCAGCGAGACTGTTACCACCTTCGATATCCGTATGAAAGAACCGAACCGTGAGCCAGTGTTGCACGTGGGTGCCATCCACGCCATCGAACACTTGGCTGCAACCTTCCTCCGCAACGATGAAGAGTGGAAAGACCGTGTTATCTATTGGGGTCCGATGGGTTGCCTGACAGGCAATTACCTCATTCTTCGTGGTGACCTTGAATCGAAAGACATCGTCGACCTCATGCGCCGTACCTTCCAGTTCGTTGCCGACTTCGAGGGCGAAATCCCAGGTGCAGCACCACGTGACTGTGGTAACTACCTGCTCCACGACCTGTCTATGGCAAAGTGGGAATCACGTAAGTACCTCACTGAAGTACTGAATAACATCACTGAAGCCAATCTCGTCTACCCGAGTTTGTAG
- a CDS encoding 5'-methylthioadenosine/adenosylhomocysteine nucleosidase, whose amino-acid sequence MKIGIIVAMDKEFEQLKAILSNTETEHFNHKDFVTGRLGEKEIILQQCGIGKVNSAIGAVEMINHYHPDLVISSGCAGGADTSLEVTDVVVASECAYHDAYCGDEVAFGQIIGMPSRFKAPADLIEKALSLNNLSDCKDLHVKAGLTVSGEWFVNSREKMQQIMDHFPEATAVDMESCSIAQVCHIYQTPFVSFRVISDVPLKDNKASQYYDFWERIANGSFEVTKHFVESI is encoded by the coding sequence ATGAAAATAGGAATCATCGTTGCAATGGACAAAGAGTTCGAGCAACTTAAAGCAATTCTTTCCAATACCGAGACGGAGCATTTCAACCACAAAGACTTCGTTACGGGCAGATTGGGAGAGAAGGAAATCATCCTGCAGCAGTGCGGTATCGGTAAGGTTAACTCTGCCATCGGTGCGGTGGAGATGATCAATCATTACCACCCCGACCTTGTTATCTCAAGTGGTTGTGCTGGTGGGGCTGACACTTCGTTGGAGGTTACCGACGTAGTGGTGGCATCAGAATGTGCGTACCACGATGCCTACTGTGGCGACGAAGTGGCTTTCGGTCAGATTATCGGCATGCCCTCCCGCTTCAAAGCTCCTGCTGACCTGATTGAAAAGGCATTGTCGCTGAACAACTTATCTGATTGTAAGGACCTGCACGTCAAGGCGGGACTGACTGTCAGTGGCGAATGGTTTGTCAACTCACGTGAGAAAATGCAACAGATAATGGACCACTTCCCAGAAGCAACAGCCGTTGACATGGAAAGTTGTTCCATCGCACAGGTCTGTCACATCTACCAGACACCTTTCGTTTCCTTCCGAGTTATCAGCGACGTTCCGCTCAAAGACAACAAAGCCAGCCAGTACTACGACTTCTGGGAACGCATTGCCAATGGTAGTTTTGAGGTGACGAAGCATTTTGTAGAAAGCATCTAA
- a CDS encoding YfhO family protein, translating into MKTWKRFLPDVVVVVLFAVISFAYFFVPVTQGKILYRHDASAGVGSAQEMTEFQNRTGEATRWTNAIFGGMPTYQMSPSYQSTDGLSQVMNAYHLWLPENVWFLFVYLLGFYILLRAFDFHQSLAALGSIMWAFSSYFLIIIAAGHLWKVMALAYLPPMIAGIVLAYRGRYLSGFIVTAIFTAFEVKANHVQMTYYYLFIILFMVIAYLVQAVREKQLAGFLKATGVLAVAALIGVAINLSSLYHTWQYQKESMRGKSELLKADGANQTSSGLDRDYITQWSYGIHETMTLLVPDAKGGASVPLSKNETAMLKVDPQIQSMIPQLYDAFPQYFGSQPGTSGPVYVGAFVLFLFILGLFLVKGTTKWALLAATILSVLLSWGHNFMGFTNFFLDYIPMYAKFRTVASILVIAEFTIPLLAALTLKRLVDEPELLGKKMKYAYISLGLTAGVAVLVAVFPDMMGPFFSDQERQMINSIQGMDGNTAGAILANISAMRAAMVSSDAWRSVIVILIGFALLFAYKMKKLRADYMIAGLLVLCLVDMWQVDKRYLNDEMFVPKSERDMPQQPTAADLEINKDKSLDYRVLNFASNTFNENETSYFHKSIGGYHPAKLRRYQEMIDAYIAPEMQKTMQAIAAAGGDMQAVDGVKTFPVLNMLNTKYFILPLQGGATAPIQNPYAQGNGWFVNKLTYVNDANAEYAQVGKIDVCHEAVADKKFEAALGQAKMNDSTATVKLDKYEPNNLQYTVNSKNGGVVVFSEVYYPGWTATVDGQPAELGRVNYILRAVSVKPGKHTVVLDFHPTSISTTETIAYIAMIILLLAIVGAGYMEWKRRK; encoded by the coding sequence ATGAAAACTTGGAAAAGATTTCTACCCGATGTAGTGGTAGTCGTGTTGTTTGCGGTCATCTCGTTCGCTTACTTCTTCGTACCGGTTACTCAGGGTAAGATTCTCTATCGCCACGATGCCTCAGCAGGTGTCGGTTCGGCACAGGAAATGACAGAGTTTCAGAACCGTACAGGAGAGGCAACACGCTGGACGAACGCCATCTTCGGTGGTATGCCTACCTATCAGATGTCGCCATCGTATCAGTCGACAGACGGACTTTCGCAGGTGATGAATGCTTATCACCTTTGGTTGCCTGAGAATGTATGGTTCCTTTTTGTCTATCTCTTAGGTTTCTATATTCTGTTGAGAGCCTTCGATTTCCACCAGTCGTTGGCAGCCTTGGGTAGTATTATGTGGGCGTTCTCGTCCTACTTCCTAATCATCATTGCTGCCGGTCACCTCTGGAAGGTAATGGCCTTGGCTTATCTTCCACCGATGATTGCCGGTATTGTCTTGGCTTATCGAGGGCGTTATCTATCCGGATTCATTGTGACGGCTATCTTCACAGCCTTTGAAGTGAAAGCAAATCACGTGCAGATGACTTATTATTATCTGTTTATCATTCTCTTTATGGTTATCGCTTATCTCGTGCAAGCCGTTCGTGAGAAGCAACTTGCAGGCTTCCTCAAGGCTACGGGCGTATTGGCTGTTGCGGCATTGATTGGCGTTGCCATCAATCTTTCAAGCCTTTACCACACATGGCAGTATCAGAAAGAGAGCATGCGTGGCAAGAGCGAGTTGCTGAAGGCGGATGGAGCCAACCAGACAAGTTCAGGACTTGATCGCGACTATATCACCCAGTGGAGTTATGGTATTCATGAGACAATGACCTTACTTGTGCCTGATGCAAAGGGTGGAGCAAGTGTTCCATTGAGCAAGAACGAGACGGCTATGTTGAAGGTTGACCCGCAGATACAGTCAATGATTCCACAGCTCTACGACGCTTTTCCACAGTATTTCGGCTCACAGCCGGGAACGAGCGGTCCTGTTTACGTGGGTGCATTCGTCCTCTTCCTCTTCATTTTAGGACTCTTCTTGGTGAAGGGTACAACGAAGTGGGCATTGTTGGCAGCCACAATACTGTCCGTTCTCCTTTCGTGGGGGCATAATTTCATGGGATTCACCAACTTCTTCCTCGATTACATACCGATGTATGCGAAGTTCCGAACGGTGGCAAGCATCCTTGTTATCGCTGAGTTCACCATTCCTCTCTTGGCAGCATTGACGCTGAAGCGTCTTGTTGACGAGCCGGAACTGCTTGGTAAGAAGATGAAATATGCCTATATCAGCCTCGGCTTGACAGCCGGTGTAGCAGTCTTGGTAGCTGTGTTCCCTGACATGATGGGTCCGTTCTTCAGCGACCAGGAGCGTCAGATGATTAACAGTATCCAGGGAATGGACGGTAATACGGCAGGAGCAATCCTTGCTAACATCTCCGCTATGCGTGCTGCAATGGTCAGCTCTGATGCCTGGCGTTCGGTTATCGTCATTCTCATCGGCTTCGCTCTGCTCTTCGCTTACAAGATGAAGAAGTTGCGTGCCGACTATATGATAGCTGGTCTGTTGGTTCTCTGCCTCGTTGACATGTGGCAGGTTGATAAGCGTTACCTCAATGACGAGATGTTCGTACCAAAGAGTGAGCGTGATATGCCACAGCAGCCCACAGCAGCCGATCTTGAGATTAACAAGGACAAGAGCCTCGACTATCGTGTACTGAACTTCGCTTCAAACACATTCAACGAGAACGAGACTTCTTACTTCCATAAGAGTATCGGTGGTTATCACCCTGCGAAGCTCCGTCGTTATCAGGAGATGATTGATGCTTACATCGCTCCAGAGATGCAGAAGACGATGCAGGCGATTGCTGCTGCAGGCGGTGACATGCAGGCGGTGGATGGTGTCAAGACCTTCCCGGTGCTGAACATGCTGAACACGAAGTACTTTATCCTTCCTCTGCAGGGTGGTGCAACTGCGCCGATACAGAATCCCTATGCGCAGGGCAACGGCTGGTTTGTCAATAAGCTCACCTATGTCAACGATGCCAATGCAGAGTATGCGCAGGTGGGTAAGATTGATGTTTGCCATGAGGCAGTAGCTGATAAGAAGTTTGAAGCTGCTTTGGGTCAGGCAAAGATGAACGACTCTACTGCAACTGTGAAGCTCGACAAGTATGAGCCTAACAATCTGCAATATACCGTCAACTCAAAGAATGGTGGTGTGGTAGTCTTCTCTGAGGTCTACTATCCGGGTTGGACAGCAACCGTTGATGGTCAGCCTGCAGAGCTTGGACGTGTGAACTACATCCTCCGTGCTGTGAGTGTGAAGCCGGGTAAGCACACGGTTGTACTCGACTTCCACCCAACAAGTATCTCAACTACTGAGACCATTGCTTACATTGCTATGATTATCTTGCTCTTGGCGATTGTAGGAGCAGGGTATATGGAATGGAAGCGTAGGAAATAA
- the ettA gene encoding energy-dependent translational throttle protein EttA — MATVDDKKIIFSMVGVSKIIPQNQKQILKNIYLSFFYGAKIGIIGLNGAGKSTLMKIIAGLVEPTQGEVVWSPGYSVGYLPQDPPLDEAKTVKENVMEGVQHIYDALKEYDDINVKFGLEEYYSDADKMDKLMQRQAELQDIIDATDAWNIDSRLERAMDALRCPKGDLPVTNLSGGERRRVALCRLLLQKPDVLLLDEPTNHLDAESIDWLEQHLQQYEGTVIAVTHDRYFLDDVSEWILELDRGEGIPWKGNYSSWLDQKTKRMEQEEKSASKRRKTLERELEWVRMAPKARQAKGKARLNSYEQMLNEEQKQREEKLEIFIPNGPRLGNKVIEAQHVQKAFGEKVLFNDLNFMLPPNGIVGVIGPNGAGKTTLFRLIMGLEQADGGTFEVGETVKLAYVDQQHKDIDPNKTVYDVVSQGNETIRMGGRDINSRAYLSRFNFSGTDQSKLCSVLSGGERNRLQLAMALKQEGNVLLLDGPTNDIDVNTLRALEEGLEAFAGCAVVISHDRWFLDRICTHILAFEGNGEVVYFEGGFSDYEINKARRLGNEEIKKGRYRKLMEE; from the coding sequence ATGGCAACAGTAGACGACAAGAAGATTATCTTCTCAATGGTGGGTGTATCGAAGATTATCCCACAGAACCAGAAACAGATTCTGAAGAACATTTACCTCTCGTTCTTCTATGGTGCAAAGATAGGTATTATTGGTCTCAACGGCGCAGGTAAGTCTACGCTGATGAAGATTATCGCTGGTCTTGTGGAACCAACACAGGGTGAAGTGGTATGGAGTCCGGGCTACTCTGTGGGTTATCTGCCACAGGATCCACCGCTCGATGAGGCTAAGACCGTGAAGGAGAATGTCATGGAGGGTGTGCAGCATATCTATGATGCACTGAAGGAATATGACGATATTAACGTAAAGTTCGGCTTGGAGGAGTATTACTCTGATGCTGACAAGATGGATAAGCTGATGCAGCGTCAGGCAGAATTGCAGGATATCATCGATGCAACAGATGCTTGGAACATTGATTCACGCTTGGAGCGTGCGATGGATGCACTGCGTTGTCCTAAGGGCGATTTGCCTGTGACCAACCTCTCTGGAGGTGAGCGTCGTCGTGTTGCACTCTGCCGCCTGCTTCTTCAGAAGCCAGACGTATTGTTGCTCGATGAGCCTACCAACCACCTTGATGCCGAGAGTATCGACTGGTTGGAGCAGCACCTGCAGCAGTATGAGGGTACTGTCATCGCTGTTACCCACGACCGTTACTTCCTTGACGATGTGAGCGAGTGGATTCTTGAGCTCGACCGTGGCGAGGGCATTCCTTGGAAGGGTAACTACTCTTCATGGCTCGACCAGAAGACAAAGCGCATGGAGCAGGAAGAGAAGTCGGCTTCTAAGCGTCGCAAAACTTTGGAGCGTGAGTTGGAGTGGGTACGTATGGCACCGAAGGCTCGTCAGGCTAAGGGTAAGGCTCGTCTGAACTCTTACGAGCAGATGCTCAACGAGGAGCAGAAGCAGCGTGAGGAGAAACTCGAAATCTTTATTCCTAACGGTCCACGTCTTGGCAATAAGGTTATCGAAGCACAGCACGTGCAGAAGGCTTTTGGCGAGAAGGTTCTTTTCAACGACCTCAACTTCATGTTGCCTCCTAACGGCATTGTAGGTGTTATCGGTCCTAATGGTGCAGGTAAGACAACGCTCTTCCGCCTTATCATGGGCTTGGAGCAGGCTGATGGCGGTACGTTTGAGGTAGGTGAGACCGTTAAGCTCGCTTACGTTGACCAGCAGCACAAGGATATCGACCCTAACAAGACGGTATATGACGTAGTTTCACAGGGCAACGAGACTATCCGCATGGGTGGACGTGACATCAATTCACGTGCTTATCTCTCACGTTTCAACTTCTCTGGTACCGATCAGAGCAAGCTCTGTTCTGTACTCTCAGGTGGTGAACGTAACCGTCTTCAGTTGGCTATGGCATTGAAGCAGGAAGGCAATGTCCTCCTCCTCGATGGGCCTACCAATGACATCGACGTGAACACACTCCGTGCATTGGAGGAAGGTCTTGAGGCATTCGCTGGTTGTGCGGTTGTCATCAGCCACGACCGTTGGTTCCTCGACCGTATCTGTACCCACATCCTCGCCTTTGAGGGTAACGGTGAAGTTGTCTACTTTGAAGGTGGCTTCTCTGATTACGAAATCAACAAGGCACGCCGATTGGGCAATGAGGAGATTAAGAAAGGTAGATATAGAAAGTTGATGGAGGAGTAA
- a CDS encoding KilA-N domain-containing protein has translation MTKKGEIFVKDVAIKTMTKDGIDYICITDIARQKNAAEPKDVVKNWMRQKNTLEYLGLWEKLNNPNFKGVEFDPLLTEAGSNSFTMSPTRWVELTAAIGIFTKNGAGGGTFAQRDIAFKFANWVSVEFELYLVMEFQRLKAKEQELIGWTAKRELSKINYRIHTDAIKSRLIPEKITSTQANIIYAEEADVLNVAMFGMTARQWRESNPDLKGNIRDYASVNELICLSNMENINAVLINDDIPQGERLVRLNQIAIHQMQILERNSNRNLLR, from the coding sequence ATGACAAAGAAGGGAGAAATCTTCGTTAAAGATGTAGCAATTAAGACTATGACAAAAGATGGTATTGATTACATCTGTATAACAGACATTGCTCGACAGAAGAATGCTGCTGAGCCTAAAGACGTTGTTAAGAATTGGATGCGCCAAAAGAATACGCTGGAGTATTTGGGTTTATGGGAGAAACTAAACAATCCTAACTTCAAAGGGGTCGAATTCGACCCCCTTTTGACAGAAGCAGGTAGTAACTCTTTTACTATGAGCCCAACCAGATGGGTGGAGTTGACTGCAGCAATAGGTATCTTCACTAAGAATGGAGCTGGTGGTGGTACTTTTGCTCAGCGTGATATAGCTTTCAAGTTTGCTAATTGGGTTTCTGTTGAGTTTGAACTTTATCTTGTCATGGAGTTTCAACGTCTGAAAGCTAAAGAACAAGAGTTGATAGGATGGACTGCAAAAAGAGAATTATCTAAGATAAACTATCGCATACATACGGATGCTATAAAGAGTCGTCTCATCCCTGAGAAAATTACCTCTACGCAGGCAAACATCATTTATGCAGAGGAGGCAGACGTGCTGAATGTTGCCATGTTTGGAATGACAGCCAGACAATGGCGAGAGTCTAATCCAGATTTGAAAGGTAATATTCGTGACTATGCTTCTGTAAATGAATTGATTTGTTTGTCGAACATGGAGAATATCAATGCAGTACTTATCAATGACGATATACCTCAAGGGGAAAGACTTGTCAGACTTAATCAGATAGCTATTCATCAAATGCAAATCCTTGAGAGGAATAGTAATAGAAATCTTTTACGGTGA